The genomic DNA gtattttttttaaaatttggcCAGTACATGCTTGTACGTTGAAGTAAGAGCACATGTTTGGAGATGAAGGTGTGATAAATAGACCAGAAAGTAAAAGTGATAGATatttacaaacaacacacaagttGATCAGGTGGATGATGATTAGGTGCGTCCAACTAAAGTTCGTCTAAAGCCAAAGCATGGATTTGCGTGCAACGAGCTCTCGCATGCCTGGCTCAACATTTAACCCGATAATGCAGGCTTAGGCACAAAATGCCACAGTGCCTTGGACAAGTTTTCAAGTGGCAAATGTCACACGTGCTCTTCTTCACTAACAGATGGCTTCACCGATCAGCACATGGGCAACTTTAAAGTTAAGCAAACACCGATAGATATAGtaaactttttaaaacttttgtCGTACAGAGATAATGAATAGGATATATTGAAAGGTTTTTCAGAAATAAATATTAGCCGTTTACTCGGGAGGTGTAGCTGTTTGGACCCCATTACAGAAGTAATTCATATCAAACAGGAACCTTACTGAGAACTCCTTAAAGTCCACTTTAATACAGATCTTAATTACTTAATAGGAGCTTTTAATTGGATGCTATCCCGACTCACCCCGTAATCACCAACTACATGCTATTGGTGCAGGGATGACTTTAAACCCCTATCTTAAGCTATGTTACACCACAGTTTCATGTCAACTGTGTCAAGTGCTTGGTAAATGATACTCCTACTGAtaggagtaagtaagtaaggagTAAAATCTGATGCATTCTGTTAGTTATGAACATGTTTCTCGACATTAAGCTCTGTAGTTCCTGGCCTGTCCTGCCCTTTGACTCTTCGCCTCCTATTTAAGAAACACTGCTGAGATTACTTGTCATTACAAATGCCTCTGGTGAAGTTAACTGATTGGATTTCCAAAGTGCTCAAAGAGCTTCCTGATGACTGGGGATGTTGTTCGGTAGTTGTAACTACTGACTGTATCTTGTATAATAATTAAAAGGACAATGAGTAACAGTTATGGGTCAAATAACAGTCACCCAGTAGGTTTAATAGAAATTCAACAAAACATATTGGGCATTATATTttaacacaaaagaaaaaataaatacaaaaaaagtaaagcatcacatcatcacacaaGATCATTTGTTGAAATTGATCTCACTTCCAAAATACCAAATAACAATATAGTGGTTCTAAAGTAAAAATGTTCCATAACAAACAACACAATTCCATGCTACAGTTTTCCTGCTTGGAGTCAAAAAAGGTTCAACCAATTCCAGTTGAAAGGaaacatttcacaataaatAGATCATAAACACGACAAGTAAGGAGGGAAAACGTGTCTAAATCTCCTTAAAATCCACAGTTACATATCAACACTTAAAACtaaccaaacatttttttgtatatgCATAATTTGCAGTACATATGCTGTTTATATGACAAGAGTGGTAGTCAAGgtttaatactgtatgtgctgaaTGTACCAGTAGGTTACAGAATAATACAAGAGTTTAAGATCAGTCGGTTTCTAGTGGTGTTGAGATGGACAATTCCACAGAAATCCTTTTTGACAACACAGACTGCTTTTGTTCGTggtttacatttacaatgtgCAGTATTTTTAACCATGCTACATGTCTACCTGTAGCCCACTGGCCCCATCATATAGTCTACTTCAGGAGAAAACCCCTAACTCTAGATTATCTAACCGACTGACAGCGTCAGATCAATCGTGTTATAATACAGTAGTTTCCCACAGTGCTGGCAAAATCATAGTGTTGTACATTGTTCTATGTAAAGTTTCCCAGTGCTTTGTTGTCCTCATGACTTGTGAGTAATCTCTTTTCAGACAGTTTGCGGCAAGAACAAGGACTCACAGGGTAATTAGAATGTCTGAAATGTGCTGATAGTTGTGGCGCGGAGTAAATTCAGATCCCCCTGAGCGCCAAACAAGACTGGTGTTGTGTAATCCCTGTGTTCTGCTCTATAGTGTTTTCAAACACTCACTTCagactaaaatatatatatatatatatacatatacatatatatacatatacatatatatatatatatatatatatatatatatatatatatatatatatatatatatatatatacacacacacacacacacatacatacacactgcaACTCTGCACTTAACACTCTAGAGCCTGTTGCCACCTGGTGGTCAGACAACATCATTGATTCCTAATCATACAGCCAgtcattttgtttcattttaaaccaTATTTGCAACATCAGTTCTATCTTTGGGATAGAAATAccctttttttatataataaaaactaTCAACTATACATTTGACATTGCTTTTGACAGCAAAAAGGGATAACTAAATGtgatttcagttggactttGAGGAACAAGGCAATTTCAGATCAGCTGTCGAATGAAATGTAGAACCTGTGAACCGTTTCAGTACATAAAGTGAAATTAGGTCTTTTGTTTCTTAGAAGATCTTTCGGCGTGAATAGGTAGACTGAATCTTGCAGTCACATTTGTGTCTGGACAAGCtcaaaaatattttgaaaatgtaccTTGTGTGCTACATTACTGTTGATCAAATGGCATCTAGATTTTGGATTTGCATTTGATTCAAAAAGTCGCTCGCCAGTTTTGTCAGTCTTGAATGATCATTTCTTACTTTCAGTCCCAACTAGCAGGAGGCTCTCAAAAATCCCCAAAGAACATGTCCCTGCTGTTCACTTTTAAAGGGACTTGAAATAAACCCAAGAGTTGAATTAGACTGAACTCATACTGTGCTGTCATCACAAAAAATCTAAGAAAAAAACTAGGACGTTTTAGGCGGAGGAGAGCCTGACTGGAAGCTAAATCTGGTTCAAATGAACAATGTACATCCATCATTTCTGCAGAAGACTGATTAGAGACTGATAGAGGCAGGATGTATTAGTCCTCATCTTGTTTCAGCACCGTCGATTGGAGGATGGGTATTTGGTTTTCAGGCCCTCTTTGAAGCTGCGAAACAGAACCCGGTTGCGTTTATTCTCCTCGTCCTTCCTGGCGTGGAACTCCCCCTGGATCTTGAAGCCCCGGTGTACCACGAAGGCTGAGCTCAGCACCGAGAACTTGTATCCGGCCACGTGAAGCTCGCAGGCCTGGAGGGAGACGACAAAGACAAGATGAGACGACAGACGTGGAAGTGGGAAGTGATGAGACGAGACAGATTGTGCAGAGCGCAGAAAGGTGAGAAAAAAGGTGACAGCAAGGACAAAAGGGGAAACAAGGAGTAAGAGATGAAATaggttatatataaatatggcaTGGAACATTGGTAGAGCAAGGTCAGGGAGATGTAATGAATAAGGTAAAAGGTATAGTTTGGACAGCATTCATCATTAGATGAGTTAAGACGTGCCAGAAAGACAGGGTAAAGGGAGGTGAGATGGACAAGGGTGTAGAGATGTTGCCATAGAAATAAATCAGCATCCTACTGATTCAGTATTGTGCTTTCATAAAGTTGGGGGGAACTGCGAGAGTTTAAAACTGTGGCAGCAGAGGccgagatatcctgactttgaGTCCTGAGAGTGGATCaaactccaaaaacactggatcttacgtttcccataatgcaactcaagtGTCTTTCATTAGACCTTTACGGCTTGGTAAATCTCCATGTCTTTCGAGCTCGACAATGTTCTTCCCAGAATGAAAATGTACTCAAATGAATTGTGGTTGAAAGAGACTGAATGAACAAGGCTGGTgaaattctatatttttcttattgtcaacttTCCCTATTGTCAGAAACTATTACAAGACGTTCCAGTgctttgttggttttggtcttttcgtgGGATTTGATGATAATAAAGTGACTTATTGGTTCTGCCTTTTCATTCGTTTGTCTTCCTTAGCTGGTATGTGGACCTTGAGTTGGTTTTTTGTAATCAAACTAGGATTTCAAGTCAAAAGTCAACTTTCACACATAAATGTTGAAATGTATACAAACCTGGCTGATACGATTGAAGCCATATTGCTTGAAGCTCTCATCATAGAGGGGCACAGTGTGGGGCCCGATGTAGAAAGGCTCCCAGGGGTCCACCCAGGTGAGTGTGTAGGCAACCTCTAGGGTTCCCGTCCCACTAACGTGGCTGTTAACCCACTGTGAGTAGTTTGTGGGGGCTTGACAACGAGGGCACAGCTCTTCATAAAAAGGACGGACCTCACCGACCTGGTAGAGTTGAACCAACTCTGCCTTGTTGGCAGGCATCTTCCGGGCGTGGCGGATCTCAAAGGCAGGCAACACAAATACCTCATCACTAATTGACTCACGCCTCATGATGAGGGCCAAGAACTGCTGGTGCAGGTCAGCGCTCGGCATCATGTCGATGTCAATGACCAGGATGTAGGAGGACTCTGTGCCACCCCGGGCAACGTTACGAAGAAGATTGTTGGGGTAGGAGACGTTTCCACTGATGGCATAGTTCTTGTATGTATCCCTGTGGGTCTCCAGTCTGGAGAACACAGAGGCACAGTCCTCAAGCCCTGCAAAATGCTCACGGTCCTGCTCAGGGAAACTGGCCATCTCCCCAGAGAGGCAGACCAAATGGAAGTCCACCAGAGATTGAATCTGAGGGCAGAAGAAGCTGAGAGCATAGACCAGAGCTGTGGCAAACTTGACATCTTGTCCATGTGCGAATATGGCCACAGAGAGAGGGTTTTGCCACCTTCCCAGAAGAGATTCCAGGTGATGCAGGTTGttgatggttgtgtgtgtggctaAAGCCAGGACATTGGAGCTGGGGTCGGACCCTGGTTTCTGATTTGTGGTGAAATCACTTTTAATCAAGTTCTTGTACACCCGGTACTGACCACTGTTGTCAAAGATCCCACCAGTAGACAGCGAGTACCTCAGACGCTCCTTCCGCGAGTTTTTCTCCGGGTGCCCATTTTTCTTGCCCCCAGAGCCTCCAAAGAGCTCAGAGTATCGGTACCGCTGCTGCTTACCGTGAAACTTGGATAAGAAAGACAGGTATATTAGCTGCAGGAGCGCCACTATCATCAGAGCACTCAGCACCACTTTGAAGACGGAACATTTCTTGGAGAGATG from Sander vitreus isolate 19-12246 chromosome 19, sanVit1, whole genome shotgun sequence includes the following:
- the b4gat1 gene encoding beta-1,4-glucuronyltransferase 1 translates to MHLSKKCSVFKVVLSALMIVALLQLIYLSFLSKFHGKQQRYRYSELFGGSGGKKNGHPEKNSRKERLRYSLSTGGIFDNSGQYRVYKNLIKSDFTTNQKPGSDPSSNVLALATHTTINNLHHLESLLGRWQNPLSVAIFAHGQDVKFATALVYALSFFCPQIQSLVDFHLVCLSGEMASFPEQDREHFAGLEDCASVFSRLETHRDTYKNYAISGNVSYPNNLLRNVARGGTESSYILVIDIDMMPSADLHQQFLALIMRRESISDEVFVLPAFEIRHARKMPANKAELVQLYQVGEVRPFYEELCPRCQAPTNYSQWVNSHVSGTGTLEVAYTLTWVDPWEPFYIGPHTVPLYDESFKQYGFNRISQACELHVAGYKFSVLSSAFVVHRGFKIQGEFHARKDEENKRNRVLFRSFKEGLKTKYPSSNRRC